The sequence CGGTCATGTCGGCGCTCGCCGCGCGTGCCCACCTGATCGCACCCGACCTGCGCGGCGCGGGACGCACGGCCGCGCCGGCCTCCGGCTACGACTCGGCCACCGTGCGGCGCGACATCATCGCGCTCCTCGACGAGCTCGGGCTCGACAGGATCGACCTCGTCGCACACGATTGGAGCGCGCTGGTCGGGTTCGATCTCTGCCTCGAGCACCCTGATCGCGTCCGCAGGTACGTCGCGATCGCGGTGCCCGCGCCCTACCTCCGCATGAGTCGCGCTCTCATGATCGGACTCCTGAAGGCGATGCCTCACCTGTGGTTCCAGTGGGCGATCGCCACCCCGGCGCTCGGCCCGGCGCTGCTCTCGGGTGGGCGGCAGCGCCTCGCGCACTGGCTGCTCCGCGGTTTCGAGGGACGCCCGATGAACGACGAGGATGTCGCGGCCTACGTCGAGGCGCTGCGCGACCCCGCACGCTCGAGGGCTGCCTCGAAGCTCTACCGCGGGCTCATCCTCCCAGGGTTCATGAAGATGATCCGAGGCGCGTATCTCGGTCGTGTGCTGCACACGCCCACGCTCATCCTGTTCGGCGCCGGCGACGCGCTCCTGCCGAAGGACGCGATGGAAGTCAGCCCCGCCGATGCCCCGCACACGACGGTGGAGTTCGTCCCCGGAGGCGCGCACTACCTCGTCGACGATAACCCCGGCGAGGTCGCGCGGCGGATCGCGGTCTTCCTTCTGGAGTGAGGGGCGGTCGTCAGGCGGCGAGGGAGTCGGCGTCCAAGATCGTGTAGGCGTAGCCCTGCTCGGCGAGGAAGCGCTGGCGGTTCTGTGCGAAGTCCTGGTCGACGGTGTCGCGGGCGATGAGGGTGTAGAAGCTCGCGGTGTGGTTCGACTGCTTCGGGCGCAGCAGGCGCCCGAGGCGCTGGGCCTCCTCCTGGCGGGAGCCGAACGATCCCGACACCTGGATGGCGACGGATGCCTCGGGCAGGTCGATCGAGAAGTTCGCGACCTTCGACACCACCAGCACCGAGATCTCTCCCACGCGGAACGCCTGGTACAGCTCTTCCCGCTCGTCGACGGGGGTCTGGCCGGTGATCTTGGGTGCGTTCAAGGCCTCGGCGAGGACGTCGATCTGGTCGAGGTACTGACCGATGATGAGGATGCGCTCGCCCTCGTGCCGCTCGACGAGGCGTCGAACGACGCCGATCTTCGCGGGCGCGGTCGCCGCCAGCCGGTACCGCTCGTCATCGGCGGCGGCGGCGTACTCGAGGCGGTCGCCCGCCGGGAGGTCGACCCGCACCTCGTAGCAGACCGCGGGCGAGATGAAGCCCTGCGCTTCGATCTCCTTCCAGGGCGCGTCGAACCGCTTGGGACCGATGAGGCTGAAGACGTCGCCCTCGCGGCCGTCCTCGCGCACCAGGGTCGCGGTGAGGCCGAGGCGGCGCCGCGCCTGCAGGTCGGCGGTGAGCTTGAACACCGGCGCCGGGAGCAGGTGCACCTCGTCGTACACGATGAGGCCCCAGTCCAGCGCGTCGAGGAGCGCCAGGTGGGCGTACTGACCCTTCCGCTTCGCGGTGAGGATCTGGTACGTCGCGATGGTGACCGGCTTGATCTCCTTCGCCTGGCCCGAGTATTCCCCGATCTCCTCGGCGGTGAGCGACGTGCGCTTGAGCAGCTCGTCGCGCCATTGCCGCGCGCTCACGGTGTTGGTGACGAGGATCAGGGTCGTGGTCTTCGTCTCGGCCATCGCCCCGGCGCCCACGAGGGTCTTGCCCGCGCCGCAGGGGAGGACGACGACGCCCGAGCCGCCCTCGGTGAAGATGTCGACCGCCTGGCGCTGGTAGGGGCGCAGGTGCCACCCGTTCTCGGCGAGGTCGATCGGATGCGGCGTGCCCGGCGTGTAGCCCGCGAGGTCCTCGGCGGGCCACCCGATCTTCAGCAGCTCCTGCTTGATGTGGCCGCGCGCCCAGGCGTCCACGACGAACACGCCGGGGGAGGGGTGGCCGATCAGCAGCGGCTGGATGCGCTTGTTCTTCGACACCTCCGCCAGCACCGCGGCATCCGTCGACCGCAGGATCAGGTCGCCGCCGGTGCCGTCCTCGGCGACCGGTGTGCGCTCGATCACGAGGCGCCCGTAACGGCCGACGGTCTCGGCGATGTCGATCGACACCGACGGCGGCACCGGGAAGCGCGACCAGCGGTCGAGCGTGGCGAGCATGTCGTCGGCGTCGTGACCGGCCGCACGCGCGTTCCACAGCCCGAGCCGCGTGATGCGGTAGGTGTGGATGTGCTCGGGCGCGCGCTCGAGTTCGGCGAAGATCGCCAGCTCGTGCCGCGCGCTCTCCGCATCGGGGTGCGCGACTTCGAGGAGCACCGTGCGGTCGCTCTGGACGATGAGGGGGCCGTCAGCCATAACGTGCCAGTCTACCGGTCGCCCTCGCCAGGTGGCTCGGGAGGCCGCGCTCACGCGGAGTGGACGCTCACGATGCTCGATACAGGAAGCGTCCGCTCGATGTCGGCGGCGCGATCGCGGCCGCGCAGGCGCCCGCCGCCGAGGCCCGACGCCTCGAGGGTGAACGACCGCTCCGCACCGTCGGGCATGCGCACCACCACGATGATCTCGGAGCGCCCGCGCACGGCCTGCTCGAGCTCGCGCTCGAGCCAGCCGGCCTCGCCCTCGGTGCCGTGGCCGCCGCGGAGGGTCTCGATGAGCCGTGAGTACGTCTCGGCAGGGGTGGCGTTCGGCTCGGAGGTGACGGCCGTGGTGCGGCGGTGCACGGACTCGGGGGCGCCGGACTCGCCGAGCGCGACCACGGGGTACCGTGCGTCGGCGAGCGACCAGTACACCGCGTCGCGGGCGACCCGCGTGACGAGATCGCGCCCTTCCGACACGAGCCCGAGCGGGCGCAGGGCCTGATCGATCGCGATGGCGTCCAGCAGGCTCATGTCGGGACTCTCCACCCGCGTGCGCCCCGTGGTGCCATCGCCGCGCACGCGCACGAGACCGTGGCGCGCCGCCGTGCTCTCGATGAGATAGTCCAGCGGCTGCGGGATGCCGGTGAGCGACAGCTCGGAGAGGAACTCGCGCACCGAGGCCGCCGTCTCGCCCT comes from Microbacterium cremeum and encodes:
- a CDS encoding alpha/beta fold hydrolase produces the protein MNEATAIRSRTVTANGLRMHVTEAGEGRPVVLLHGFPQSSREWAPVMSALAARAHLIAPDLRGAGRTAAPASGYDSATVRRDIIALLDELGLDRIDLVAHDWSALVGFDLCLEHPDRVRRYVAIAVPAPYLRMSRALMIGLLKAMPHLWFQWAIATPALGPALLSGGRQRLAHWLLRGFEGRPMNDEDVAAYVEALRDPARSRAASKLYRGLILPGFMKMIRGAYLGRVLHTPTLILFGAGDALLPKDAMEVSPADAPHTTVEFVPGGAHYLVDDNPGEVARRIAVFLLE
- a CDS encoding DNA repair helicase XPB, which translates into the protein MADGPLIVQSDRTVLLEVAHPDAESARHELAIFAELERAPEHIHTYRITRLGLWNARAAGHDADDMLATLDRWSRFPVPPSVSIDIAETVGRYGRLVIERTPVAEDGTGGDLILRSTDAAVLAEVSKNKRIQPLLIGHPSPGVFVVDAWARGHIKQELLKIGWPAEDLAGYTPGTPHPIDLAENGWHLRPYQRQAVDIFTEGGSGVVVLPCGAGKTLVGAGAMAETKTTTLILVTNTVSARQWRDELLKRTSLTAEEIGEYSGQAKEIKPVTIATYQILTAKRKGQYAHLALLDALDWGLIVYDEVHLLPAPVFKLTADLQARRRLGLTATLVREDGREGDVFSLIGPKRFDAPWKEIEAQGFISPAVCYEVRVDLPAGDRLEYAAAADDERYRLAATAPAKIGVVRRLVERHEGERILIIGQYLDQIDVLAEALNAPKITGQTPVDEREELYQAFRVGEISVLVVSKVANFSIDLPEASVAIQVSGSFGSRQEEAQRLGRLLRPKQSNHTASFYTLIARDTVDQDFAQNRQRFLAEQGYAYTILDADSLAA